A region of the Elusimicrobiota bacterium genome:
TTCCAGTCCCCGTCATCCAAGCCGCCCCGGAGGTCGCACCCGTCCCGGAGACCGCCTTGGGAAGGCTCTCCGCTCCAGTGCCTTTCGCGGCTCCTCAGGCCGCGGACCTCAACGGGCAGAAGGACTTCGCGGACCGGGCTTTCGAGTTCAAGCTGGGAGCGGAGGCCGCCCCGGCCTCGGTCCCGACCGACGCGCCGCAGGCCGCATTCTCGGATGACGGCGGCGGCCCGGCTTATCCGCGGCGGGCCATCCCCTTCAACGGGGAGACCCTGCCGTCCGTGGCTTTGCGGCCCAACATCCCGGTCGAGGCCGAGCTCATCAAGGCCATCGACGCCACGAAAGACAACATCATCATCGCGGTCTATGAGTTCAAGTCCGCGGGACTTCTCGACGCCGTGCGCCGCGCCCGCGCCCGGGGCGTGGACATCAAGATCGTGCTGGATTTCCGCAACGTCTTCCCTTCTCCCGCCAAGCCCGGGCAGTACCAAGCCAAGCGCAGCCCCGAGATCACCGCTTTGCTGCGCGAGAAGTTCGACCTGACCGTGCTGCGGGGCCTGGGCGAGTACGGCATCAACCATAACAAGTTCGCGGTGTTCGACGGGAAGCTCGCCGAGTTCGGCTCCTACAACTGGTCGCGCTTCTCGGAGAACAACCACTATGAGAACCTGGTGTTCACGGACGAGGCGGACCGCATCGCGGACCTCACCGCCTACTGGAAGTATCTGCGCGGCCTGAGCCAGCCGGTCAGCCTCGCCTCCAAGGCCGAGGACTTCTCCTGGCCCGGCTCCGTTCGTGGCCGGCATCGGCGCCGCGCGCGCGAGCGTGGATATGGCGGCATTCGCGGTGCGCTCCACGCGTATCGCCGAAGCCCTGGCCGAGGCGGGGCGCCGGGGCCTGCGCGTGCGGGTCATCTTCGATGAGAGCCAGTCCAAGTCCGAGGCCTTCAAGCCCTACGCCGATTGGCTGGCGCTGCAGCCGGGCGTGGAGCTGCGCATCCTCTCCGGGCCCAACCACCCCAGCGACTTCCCGCCGGCCGAGAAGGCGCATAACAAGTTCTTCATCCTGGACGGCAAGCTGGTGATGACCGGCTCGTCCAACCAGACCAAGTACGCCTCGGAAGGGAACTTCGAGAATTTCAACCTCCTCGACGACCCCGTGGATGTCTCGGCTTACGTGCTCTTCTACGACCACATGTTCGGCGTGGCCAAGACCAAGACTCCAGGCGCGATCCCCGTCCTGCCCACGGACGCGGAGCTCAAGGCCGAGGTCACGGGCAAGGGCGCGGCGGCCCAGCCCTAAGAGACTAGCGCTCCCGCTGCGGGACCTTCTTGACCAGGATGTAGAGCTTGCCCTCGTTCCACTGGTTGCGCGCCGTGGTCGTGGCCTGCTTGCCGTGCCCCGCGTAGATGTCCACGCGGCCCGGCCCCTTGATGGCGCCCCCCGTGTCCATGCATAGGGCGAAGCGGCTGTTGGGGAACTGGCCCAGCAGCCGCCCGTCCTGGTCCGCCTGGGGGGAGACCGTGGAGAACCAGGCCAAAGCCCCCAGCGGGATGACGGCGGGGTCTACGGCGATGGAGCGCGCCGGCGCCAAGGACTCCATGACCGTGCCCAGGGGCTCGCCGTCCGGCGGCATGGCCACCAGCTCGAAGAAGGTGTAGCGCGGGTTCTGGGAGATGACCCAGTCTTCGGCTTCGGGGTGCGCCTTGAAGTAGTCGCGGATCTTGTCGTAGCTCAGCCCTTCCCGTGGCAAGGCTCCGGCTTTGACGAGGGTCAGGCCCACGGAGTTGTATTGCTGCGCGTTGGTGGCGGCGTAGCGGGCCAGCATCTCCTTGCCCGATGGGTACTTGAGGATGCCCGAGCCCTGGATGTGCAGGTCGAGGACGTCCCACTTGTTCTGCAGCCAGGCCAACTCCAGCTTCTTGCCGCGCAGGGCCTTGCGCACGTCGATCTCTTCCCGAGTGAAATAGGGGACCACGCGCCGGTCCTTGCCCACCCGCCCGACCAAGGAGTCGCCGCCGTTCTTGACGCCGAAGGCGGAGAGATCAACCTCCACCATATCCGAAGGCCGGCGGTAGATGGGGATCGGATACTTGGCCGACTTCTTGACCGCGGCCGGCAGCAGCGGCTGGTAATAGGAGGAGAACACGACCTTGCCCTGGCCGTCCGAGCCCGCGGATTGGAAAACGTCGAAGCGCTCGCGGACCAGGGAGTCGAGCTCCTCCGGGGTCTTGGCCTCGTCGAGGATGCTGAGCAGCTCCTGGATGGAATCGGCGAGTATGGCGGGGCCGTAGTCGCGGCCGCCGATGCGCACGTACTTGGGTCCCGTGCTCTTGCCGAGGTAGCTCAGGGTCTTCTTGGCCGCCTTGATGAGTCCGGCCTTGGATTTGAACGTGTCCGCGAAGGCCGGCAGCTCGTCCGGGGTGAGCAGCCTCAGCGGTGGCAGCGCCGGCGCGGGAGCCGCCGCCGGGGCGGCGGCCGTGCCGGTCGACGCGGCGGGGGCGGGCGCCGCGGCCAGGGCTCCGGCCAAGGACAGGGAGAGCAGGGGGAGGATGGTCATATGCGCAGTATAGGATTTCCAGCCGGGACGAGCAAACCGGCGGCGTGGAGGACATATGTTAGAATACCGCGGCTCATCCGTAGGCGCCATGCGCTTCTATTTCCTTGTCGGGTCGGCCGTGCGCGGCCCATTGACCGTCGAGCTCATACGGTCTTGGCCGGGGATCTCTCCGGAGACCCCGGTCTGTCCGGAGGACCGCGACCACCGGAAAGCCGACAACTGGAGGGCGGCCGCCTCCTATCCGCAACTGCTCGCACGGCCTGCGGCCGCGCCCGCGGAGCCGGACGGCGGGGCTTCCCCCTTCTGGCGCTCCGCCGCCGCCAAGGGGCTCGCGGCCCGGGCCCTCGCCGCGGCCCAAGCGCAGGAAACCGGCCGAGGCGAAGGGGGCGTAGGCTGGGCCAGACCGTCGGCGCTGCTCCTCCCAGCGCTGGCCCTCGCTCTGCTGGCCTTCGCTCTGCGGCACCGCGGGCGGCCGGAGTCCCGGCCCGCGCCGCCGCGCTCCAGCGGTCCCTCCACGCTCATGGACCAGGCCGCGCCCCTTTTCCTGCCGGCCGGACTGCTGCCCCGGGATGAGGCGCAGAGCCTGCGCCGTTGCGCCTGGTCCATCGTGATCGACGGCCGGCCGCAGATCATCGTGCCCGCTGACGGGAGGAACCTGAAGGTGGATGCGCGGTTCTCATACGATCCGAAGCGCCGGGAACTGCGGCCGGCCAACGAGGCGGCCCGCGGCTTGTTGGACATCCGCCGCGGTCACCTTAACCCATGAGGAGCGCGGCCGCCGGCGGCATCCGACGGCGGCCAGGGGCGGCCTTGGTGGAGATCGTCATCAGCCTGCTGTTGGCGGGCATCGCGGTTTCCGCCATCATGAGCGCCATGCTTTCGACGTCCCTCCAGTCCGGCCGGAGCCAGGGCCGGGAGCAGGCCGCTCTGTGCCTCACCCAGCTTCTCCAGGAGCTCAAGAACTACGTGACCGCGGACACCGCCGACAGTCCGGATGCGCCGGGCGGCGCGGGCCCCGCCGGATGGGCGCTCCCGGGAGACGCCTGCGGCTGTTGGGCTCTTGACGAGACCCGGACGCACGACGTGACCGCGCGGCTGCCCGCGCAGCTTGCGCAATACGGGGCCAAGATGACCTACGCCGTGAAGGTGGTGACCGTCAACGGCCTCGACACCCGGCAGGTGACCGCCACGCTCACCTGGACTCCCCGATGAGGTCCCGCTTCAGCCGGTCCGGCTTCACACTCACGGAGCTCCTCGTGGCCGTCGCCCTCTTCACCGTGATGGTGGGCGGGTTGGCCGCCTTCTACGGCATGGTCTTCAGCAATCAATACCGCAGATTCGCGGACTTGACGGTGGCCAACGGCGCGACCATGGTGCGGCGGGCCTTCGACTCGGCCATGGGCTCCGCCACGTTCATCCAGGACCCGTCCGCCGGAGCCGCGACCGACTACCTGACGGTCTGGTCCAACCTGGACGGCGATGGCCGCACGCCTCTGGTGGCCGGGGCGCCGGTCCAGTTCAGCCATCTCTGCTTGGACGACGCCGCCCAGCGGATCTATATCTATAAAGGGTCGTTCCCGAAACCCGCTTTCTCTTGCGGGGATTCTCCCGCCGCCGTGGCGCGCATGCCGCTGGCGGGCGGGCCGGGGTTCCGGAGCGCCGGCCTCGCGTTCTACCGGCCGGAACCCGACTTGGTCCAGATGACGTGCGGCATCAATTTGACCGATCGGCAGGGCCTGGAGCATCCGGCCGAAGTGCAGATGCAGGCCGTAGCGACCGCCAATGACCAGAACTGAATCCCGGCGCCGCGGCATCTTCCTCCTGCAGACCATGGTCCTGGTCATGATCATGGGCATCGTCGCCAGCGGCATGCTGTGGCTGAGTTTCGGCCGGCATGTCCTGCTCAGCCGGGCCAATGAGTCGGAGTCCTCCCAGCATCTGGCGTCGGGCGTCCAAAGCCTGGTCCAGGCCTGCTTGGAGGGGACGACGTACGGCATAACGGACTGCCGCGTGCCGCATGCCGCGGCCGCTTGCTTCCCTTCGTCCATCGCGGGCAAGAGCGTGCAGGTCTCGTCCTTGGGA
Encoded here:
- a CDS encoding phospholipase D-like domain-containing protein, which produces MLAQLWALSLVLSPAWAGMVRVAPVSLQPAGLSVLAAPALSLTPGLSSPLSGLALQAPSLTPAALAVPVPVIQAAPEVAPVPETALGRLSAPVPFAAPQAADLNGQKDFADRAFEFKLGAEAAPASVPTDAPQAAFSDDGGGPAYPRRAIPFNGETLPSVALRPNIPVEAELIKAIDATKDNIIIAVYEFKSAGLLDAVRRARARGVDIKIVLDFRNVFPSPAKPGQYQAKRSPEITALLREKFDLTVLRGLGEYGINHNKFAVFDGKLAEFGSYNWSRFSENNHYENLVFTDEADRIADLTAYWKYLRGLSQPVSLASKAEDFSWPGSVRGRHRRRARERGYGGIRGALHAYRRSPGRGGAPGPARAGHLR
- a CDS encoding phospholipase D-like domain-containing protein, with the translated sequence MAAFAVRSTRIAEALAEAGRRGLRVRVIFDESQSKSEAFKPYADWLALQPGVELRILSGPNHPSDFPPAEKAHNKFFILDGKLVMTGSSNQTKYASEGNFENFNLLDDPVDVSAYVLFYDHMFGVAKTKTPGAIPVLPTDAELKAEVTGKGAAAQP
- a CDS encoding MltA domain-containing protein, producing MTILPLLSLSLAGALAAAPAPAASTGTAAAPAAAPAPALPPLRLLTPDELPAFADTFKSKAGLIKAAKKTLSYLGKSTGPKYVRIGGRDYGPAILADSIQELLSILDEAKTPEELDSLVRERFDVFQSAGSDGQGKVVFSSYYQPLLPAAVKKSAKYPIPIYRRPSDMVEVDLSAFGVKNGGDSLVGRVGKDRRVVPYFTREEIDVRKALRGKKLELAWLQNKWDVLDLHIQGSGILKYPSGKEMLARYAATNAQQYNSVGLTLVKAGALPREGLSYDKIRDYFKAHPEAEDWVISQNPRYTFFELVAMPPDGEPLGTVMESLAPARSIAVDPAVIPLGALAWFSTVSPQADQDGRLLGQFPNSRFALCMDTGGAIKGPGRVDIYAGHGKQATTTARNQWNEGKLYILVKKVPQRER
- a CDS encoding prepilin-type N-terminal cleavage/methylation domain-containing protein; this encodes MRSRFSRSGFTLTELLVAVALFTVMVGGLAAFYGMVFSNQYRRFADLTVANGATMVRRAFDSAMGSATFIQDPSAGAATDYLTVWSNLDGDGRTPLVAGAPVQFSHLCLDDAAQRIYIYKGSFPKPAFSCGDSPAAVARMPLAGGPGFRSAGLAFYRPEPDLVQMTCGINLTDRQGLEHPAEVQMQAVATANDQN